A region from the Spirochaeta thermophila DSM 6192 genome encodes:
- a CDS encoding glutaredoxin family protein produces MAYEFTRFEGRDVPYKVTVYGLSTCGFCRRAVEFLKEHEIPFDYLEVDLLPREERLSLKASLANEFEVRVGFPFLVVEWPEGRREFRVGFIRADWEDLLL; encoded by the coding sequence ATGGCCTACGAGTTCACTCGGTTCGAGGGACGGGACGTCCCCTACAAGGTGACGGTGTACGGACTTTCCACCTGCGGGTTCTGCCGGAGGGCGGTGGAGTTCCTCAAGGAGCACGAGATCCCCTTCGACTACCTGGAGGTCGACCTGCTCCCCAGGGAGGAGCGTCTGTCCCTGAAGGCCTCGCTCGCCAACGAGTTCGAGGTCCGGGTGGGGTTCCCCTTCCTGGTGGTGGAGTGGCCCGAGGGGCGGAGGGAGTTCAGGGTGGGATTCATCCGTGCCGATTGGGAGGATCTTCTCCTATGA
- a CDS encoding helix-turn-helix domain-containing protein, which produces MVKDAALFVSNVAIPVMSSLVFTVCLVYFLLSNVHHPASLKFLRVFLFSFTAFLLGRPLQVLLGPYPLPLIIVNLRVFLLGGIIAPLVIFMSNFLWRRRSVLMVELALLCVSLSVLYVVFNTLGTRDSVVLFEVVGVRGYENATPFGAAPYYGREFALYAQISIGALLLYVSFLGLRNLWRSGEGGAYLKKNLMINMGLAVFALSFIIGSCLAQWWLYYTASFLVVIFFVAAVGYDVQETNFLREKVVPLIEREITSRILVGESESKDLPQFLRLLSASAELNTAVVMRVHVSDVSSLRGGGDLEKGDRISSRLERELRRYFLEDEVLVLHVGNHRNAILVKTGEGKTALLREALEGFYRTSSREGVHLVIGVGRPKESVCRIATSFQEAVYAQQYGEVHHLEGVIEYENLVDPGDGEAFPASEKESLVSSIKLGHLGSLEEAFGNYFTAVRRWSLDNPEWIRAALYELVGSVAGIPVLSSRIKARIYGHLLSWGVELQRAEDIDSMCRTGLELVRTIGSWVSDHYRQKSSSLVDRARSYVEARFDRDIDYKEVARSLNISPSYFLHLFKRETGRTFGEYITSVRVERAKELLREGRLNVTEVAFRVGFKSSNYFSYVFKRYEGVSPTAYRRRATPSST; this is translated from the coding sequence ATGGTGAAGGATGCTGCGCTCTTCGTCTCCAATGTCGCCATCCCGGTGATGAGCTCCCTCGTGTTCACGGTGTGTCTCGTCTACTTCCTTCTTTCGAATGTCCATCACCCGGCGTCCTTGAAGTTCCTGAGGGTCTTCCTGTTCTCCTTCACCGCCTTTCTCCTGGGTAGACCGCTCCAGGTGCTCCTCGGTCCCTATCCTCTCCCCTTGATCATCGTGAACCTCCGGGTCTTCCTCCTGGGAGGGATCATCGCCCCCCTCGTGATCTTCATGTCGAACTTCTTGTGGCGGAGGAGAAGCGTCCTGATGGTGGAGCTCGCCCTCCTGTGTGTCTCCTTGAGTGTCCTCTACGTGGTGTTCAACACTCTGGGCACACGCGACAGCGTCGTGCTTTTCGAGGTCGTGGGAGTACGGGGGTATGAGAACGCGACCCCTTTTGGGGCAGCTCCCTATTACGGGAGGGAGTTCGCCCTCTATGCCCAGATCAGCATAGGGGCCCTTCTCCTCTATGTGTCGTTCCTGGGACTTCGTAATCTCTGGAGATCAGGTGAGGGTGGGGCCTACCTGAAGAAGAACTTGATGATCAACATGGGGCTCGCGGTCTTCGCCCTTTCGTTCATCATCGGTTCGTGTCTCGCCCAGTGGTGGCTCTACTACACGGCGTCCTTCCTGGTGGTGATCTTCTTCGTGGCAGCGGTGGGGTACGACGTACAGGAGACGAATTTCCTCAGAGAGAAGGTGGTTCCCCTCATCGAGAGGGAGATTACCTCCCGCATACTCGTGGGGGAATCCGAATCGAAGGATCTCCCCCAGTTCCTGAGACTGCTCTCCGCGAGCGCTGAGCTCAATACCGCGGTGGTGATGCGCGTTCATGTCTCGGATGTGTCTTCACTCCGAGGGGGAGGGGATCTGGAGAAGGGGGATCGGATCTCTTCCCGTCTCGAGCGGGAGTTGAGGAGGTATTTCCTCGAAGACGAGGTCCTCGTACTGCATGTAGGGAATCACCGGAACGCGATCCTCGTGAAGACAGGAGAGGGGAAGACGGCCCTCCTGAGGGAGGCCCTGGAGGGGTTTTACAGGACCTCATCGCGCGAGGGTGTCCATCTGGTGATCGGGGTGGGGCGGCCGAAGGAGTCGGTGTGCCGGATTGCGACATCGTTCCAGGAGGCGGTCTATGCACAGCAGTACGGCGAAGTCCACCACCTGGAGGGGGTGATCGAGTACGAGAACCTGGTCGATCCAGGAGATGGAGAGGCGTTCCCGGCGAGTGAGAAGGAGTCGCTCGTGAGCAGCATCAAGCTGGGGCACCTGGGGAGCCTCGAGGAGGCCTTTGGAAACTATTTCACCGCGGTACGGAGATGGTCGCTCGACAATCCGGAGTGGATCAGGGCCGCCCTGTACGAGCTCGTGGGGAGCGTGGCGGGGATACCCGTGCTGTCTTCCCGCATCAAGGCCCGGATCTATGGACACCTGCTCTCATGGGGTGTCGAGTTGCAACGGGCGGAGGATATCGACTCGATGTGCCGTACGGGGCTTGAGCTCGTGAGGACCATCGGATCCTGGGTGAGCGATCACTACCGGCAGAAGTCCAGTTCCCTCGTGGATCGGGCGAGGAGCTACGTGGAGGCGAGGTTCGACAGGGATATCGATTACAAGGAGGTGGCCCGGTCCCTCAATATCAGTCCCTCCTACTTCCTCCATCTCTTCAAGCGGGAGACGGGTCGCACGTTCGGCGAGTACATCACCTCCGTCCGCGTGGAAAGGGCGAAGGAGCTCCTCCGGGAGGGGAGGTTGAACGTCACCGAGGTCGCCTTCAGGGTGGGATTCAAGAGTTCCAACTATTTCAGCTATGTCTTCAAGCGCTACGAGGGAGTGTCTCCCACCGCCTACAGGAGGCGTGCCACCCCCTCCTCCACCTAG
- a CDS encoding TRAP transporter large permease, with the protein MIVVGIVFLVLLLLGVPLAFSIGVAGILFFIGNPDLPLTVPITKMMSSTQSFPLLAVPFFVLAGNLMNVSGITDRLMRYASVLAGHLRGGLAHVSIVLSTLMGGISGAAASDAAMEARILGPTMLDKGYAKGYSAAVIGLSSLIVATIPPGIGLILFGYIGEVSIGRLFAAGIVPGILMALFMMVTASIVARRRGYQPERPHPPSFGEVVRSTWENIYALIFPLLLIVGIRFGIFTPSEAGAFAVVYAFLVGRFVYKELSWTKFLEALRQTAIDTGVIMLIIMCAGILGYVITVTRIPQSIALFLTGVTSNPTFLLLIVLGFLLVAGMFMEPTVNTLLLTPIFLPIMKSVGVDPVHFGILMMTMVTLGSMTPPVGVVLYTVCAILDVPTEDYIKDSIPFVVAVILELLLLTFFPSIVLFLPNLIFGQ; encoded by the coding sequence ATGATAGTGGTAGGCATCGTCTTTCTGGTTCTCCTCCTCCTGGGGGTGCCCCTCGCATTCTCGATCGGGGTCGCCGGGATCCTCTTCTTCATCGGCAACCCGGATCTGCCCCTCACGGTGCCCATCACGAAGATGATGAGCAGTACCCAATCCTTCCCCTTGCTCGCCGTGCCCTTCTTCGTGCTCGCCGGGAACCTCATGAACGTGAGCGGGATCACCGACCGTCTCATGCGGTATGCCTCTGTACTCGCCGGGCACCTCAGGGGGGGACTCGCCCATGTGAGCATCGTGTTGAGTACGCTCATGGGAGGGATCTCCGGCGCCGCGGCCTCGGATGCCGCGATGGAGGCCCGTATTCTCGGCCCCACCATGCTGGATAAGGGCTATGCGAAGGGATACAGCGCAGCGGTGATCGGGCTCAGTTCGCTCATCGTGGCCACCATCCCGCCGGGGATCGGACTCATTCTCTTCGGCTACATAGGGGAGGTTTCCATCGGAAGGTTGTTCGCGGCAGGGATCGTCCCCGGTATCCTCATGGCGCTTTTCATGATGGTGACGGCCTCGATCGTGGCGAGGCGGCGGGGGTATCAGCCCGAGCGGCCCCATCCTCCCTCCTTCGGTGAGGTGGTCCGGAGCACCTGGGAGAACATCTATGCCCTCATCTTTCCCCTGCTCCTCATCGTGGGGATCCGTTTCGGGATCTTCACCCCCTCGGAGGCAGGGGCCTTTGCCGTGGTCTATGCCTTTCTCGTGGGGAGGTTCGTCTACAAGGAACTTTCCTGGACGAAATTCCTCGAGGCGCTCAGACAGACCGCGATCGATACCGGGGTCATCATGCTCATCATCATGTGTGCGGGTATCCTGGGATATGTGATCACCGTGACCCGCATACCGCAGAGCATCGCCCTCTTCCTCACCGGGGTCACCTCGAACCCCACGTTCCTGCTCCTCATCGTCCTCGGATTCCTCCTGGTGGCGGGGATGTTCATGGAGCCCACGGTGAATACCCTGCTCCTCACCCCCATCTTCCTCCCCATCATGAAGTCGGTGGGAGTGGATCCCGTGCACTTCGGTATTCTCATGATGACCATGGTTACCTTGGGGAGTATGACTCCCCCCGTGGGCGTGGTCCTCTACACGGTGTGCGCCATCCTCGACGTGCCCACCGAAGACTACATCAAGGATTCCATACCTTTCGTGGTTGCGGTGATACTGGAGCTCCTCCTTCTCACCTTCTTCCCTTCCATCGTATTGTTCCTGCCGAATCTCATCTTCGGACAGTAG
- a CDS encoding ferredoxin-thioredoxin reductase catalytic domain-containing protein: MSGIEEARRFVERAARKRGWAINPDERFVSFLVEGLARQRDRHGYYLCPCRESWEDREKDRDVVCPCVYAEADIAEYGQCFCGLFFSREAAREGREAGSIPERRPPERCP; this comes from the coding sequence ATGAGCGGAATTGAGGAGGCACGGCGTTTCGTGGAGCGGGCGGCCCGTAAGAGGGGGTGGGCGATCAATCCCGACGAGCGGTTCGTCTCCTTCCTGGTGGAGGGGCTCGCGAGGCAGAGGGACCGCCACGGCTACTACCTCTGCCCCTGCAGGGAGAGCTGGGAGGACAGGGAGAAGGACAGGGATGTGGTCTGTCCGTGCGTCTACGCCGAGGCGGACATCGCCGAGTACGGCCAGTGCTTCTGCGGCCTCTTCTTCTCCAGGGAGGCGGCCCGGGAGGGGAGGGAGGCGGGGAGCATCCCCGAACGCAGGCCGCCGGAGCGTTGTCCCTAG
- a CDS encoding methyl-accepting chemotaxis protein, with translation MKLRTRLYLILILVGVLLSFVVGALVVRNAVITSLQDLQKAGFRTLSQAQTFISRSKDLVAYDTELHQNEYLPAILDLWKQSIRQTEQALLALSTHPARRFLSPDLREEITKIYTLWSTNQERFTLTEQYLQDLIDLPDIPETYKRGILQIQNYLYTIPDPPGIALLRITQAWDQVKITINTAEEFVAQRIGRLVDEIERQVEVITTVSQWVLIGLTLLVIGLTALLVATTTRSLASRILRIETAMNRIRNRDLTSLHELADRSLTASKDELAHLASHISTVLQTIRDFLLSVREASRNVEELKDLLAGGAAQSASALNQITRTIESIRDLVARLDANLDATSSAISSIVDRIHSVVSQIQTQARNIAESSAAIEQMNASVQHVASLAEDRRARTADLLSVIHDGGEKVSTTNEVISSIHREISDIQEIIEIIDTVAEQTNLLSMNAAIESAHAGEAGRGFAVVAEEIRKLAESTGEHADRISQSLSRITDRIQQALRASDESHHAFENIRRDVSQFATALDEIAASMTELSRASSSILSATQTINEITTRVREGAEDMMQRAGEIRDAAEGSRNISLEVRKGVEEIERGTKEILQAVTVISDLAQEARSRMTGLRHTVDTFTLEESQADSTSPHPEVAHPAEAAIPS, from the coding sequence ATGAAACTGCGAACGCGACTCTACCTCATCCTCATTTTGGTGGGCGTGTTGCTCTCCTTCGTAGTGGGAGCACTCGTCGTGCGGAACGCCGTGATCACCTCGCTCCAGGACCTCCAGAAGGCCGGGTTCAGGACCCTCAGCCAGGCCCAGACATTCATCTCCCGGAGCAAGGATCTCGTGGCCTACGATACCGAACTCCATCAGAACGAGTATCTCCCCGCCATCCTCGATCTCTGGAAGCAAAGCATCCGGCAGACCGAGCAGGCGCTCCTCGCCCTCAGCACCCATCCCGCGAGACGCTTCCTCTCTCCCGACCTCCGAGAGGAGATCACCAAGATCTACACGCTCTGGAGCACCAATCAGGAACGTTTCACCCTCACCGAGCAATACCTCCAGGACCTCATCGACCTCCCCGACATCCCCGAGACGTACAAACGGGGGATACTGCAGATACAGAACTATCTCTATACCATCCCTGATCCACCAGGCATCGCCCTCCTCCGCATCACCCAGGCCTGGGACCAGGTGAAGATCACCATCAACACCGCGGAGGAATTCGTCGCCCAAAGGATCGGACGTCTCGTGGACGAAATCGAGAGGCAGGTGGAGGTGATCACCACGGTGTCGCAGTGGGTGCTCATCGGCCTCACCCTCCTCGTCATCGGCCTCACCGCCCTCCTCGTGGCCACCACCACCCGCTCCCTCGCCTCCCGCATCCTCCGCATCGAGACCGCCATGAACCGCATCCGCAACCGCGACCTCACCTCCCTCCACGAACTCGCCGATAGATCCCTCACCGCCTCCAAAGACGAACTCGCCCACCTCGCCTCCCACATCTCCACCGTCCTCCAGACCATCCGCGACTTCCTCCTCTCGGTCCGCGAGGCCTCCCGCAACGTCGAGGAGCTCAAGGACCTCCTCGCAGGCGGCGCCGCCCAGTCCGCCAGCGCCCTCAACCAGATCACCCGCACCATCGAGTCCATCCGCGACCTCGTCGCCCGCCTCGATGCCAACCTCGACGCCACCTCCTCCGCCATCTCCTCCATCGTCGACCGCATCCACTCCGTCGTCTCCCAGATCCAGACCCAGGCCCGCAACATCGCCGAAAGCTCCGCCGCCATCGAACAGATGAACGCCTCCGTCCAGCACGTCGCCTCCCTCGCAGAGGACCGCCGTGCCCGCACCGCCGACCTCCTCTCCGTCATCCACGACGGCGGAGAAAAGGTCAGCACCACCAACGAGGTCATCTCCTCCATCCACCGCGAAATCTCCGACATCCAGGAGATCATCGAGATCATCGACACCGTCGCCGAGCAGACCAACCTCCTCTCCATGAACGCCGCCATCGAGAGCGCCCACGCCGGCGAGGCCGGCCGCGGCTTCGCCGTCGTCGCCGAGGAGATCCGCAAGCTCGCAGAGTCCACCGGCGAGCACGCCGACCGCATCAGCCAGTCCCTCTCCCGCATCACAGACCGCATCCAGCAGGCCCTCCGTGCGAGCGATGAGAGCCACCACGCCTTCGAGAACATCCGCCGCGACGTCTCCCAGTTCGCCACCGCCCTCGACGAGATCGCCGCCAGCATGACCGAGCTCTCACGCGCGAGCTCCTCCATCCTCTCCGCCACCCAGACCATCAACGAGATCACCACCCGTGTACGGGAAGGAGCGGAGGACATGATGCAGAGGGCAGGGGAGATCCGGGACGCTGCGGAGGGATCGCGGAACATCTCCCTCGAGGTGAGGAAGGGGGTGGAAGAGATCGAGCGCGGCACCAAGGAGATCCTCCAGGCCGTCACCGTCATAAGCGACCTCGCCCAGGAGGCCCGCTCCCGCATGACCGGCCTCCGCCACACCGTCGACACCTTCACCCTCGAGGAGTCCCAGGCCGATAGTACGTCCCCACATCCGGAGGTCGCCCACCCCGCGGAAGCAGCCATCCCTTCCTAG
- a CDS encoding C4-dicarboxylate TRAP transporter substrate-binding protein has product MTRRMACFVLMVSLAGMSLWGSGAPEETKTYKLMVGMVVTESDPMYKGAVEFKKNVEARTEGRVKVEVYPNSQLGDTRDMMEQVKAGANVAVITDPARLAESVPAIGILGAPYIVDDFQEARKLVTSSLFSTWAEELAGHGYRILSFNWYQGARHFLTNKPVKVPQDLKGLRIRTPGATVFQESIKAMGASPVALAWSEVYPAIQQKVIDGAEAQFPAVVGARLHEVIKYITKTGHFQLITGLVCSESWFKGLPEAYRRILLEEALKAGDYASQLTMEGLKENESFLKSQGVEILEVDITPFKQACEAVYDKIEGYRALREEVMKVLGKR; this is encoded by the coding sequence ATGACGAGACGTATGGCCTGTTTCGTGCTCATGGTGTCGCTCGCCGGGATGTCCCTCTGGGGATCGGGGGCCCCGGAGGAGACGAAGACCTACAAACTGATGGTGGGTATGGTGGTGACCGAGAGCGATCCCATGTACAAGGGAGCGGTGGAATTCAAGAAGAACGTGGAGGCCCGAACCGAGGGAAGGGTGAAGGTGGAGGTGTATCCCAATTCCCAGCTGGGAGACACCAGGGACATGATGGAACAGGTGAAGGCCGGCGCGAATGTCGCGGTGATCACGGATCCGGCCCGGCTTGCGGAGTCGGTCCCCGCGATTGGGATCCTCGGGGCGCCCTACATCGTGGACGACTTCCAGGAGGCGAGGAAGCTCGTGACCTCGTCCCTCTTCTCGACGTGGGCCGAGGAACTCGCCGGACACGGTTACCGGATCCTCTCCTTCAACTGGTACCAGGGTGCGAGGCATTTCCTCACCAACAAGCCGGTGAAAGTCCCACAGGATCTCAAAGGGTTGAGGATCCGTACGCCCGGTGCCACGGTCTTCCAGGAGAGCATAAAGGCCATGGGGGCCAGTCCCGTGGCGCTCGCGTGGTCTGAGGTATACCCGGCCATACAGCAGAAGGTGATCGACGGGGCCGAGGCCCAGTTTCCCGCCGTGGTGGGGGCGAGGCTCCACGAGGTGATAAAGTACATCACCAAGACAGGCCACTTCCAGCTCATCACCGGGCTCGTGTGCAGCGAATCGTGGTTCAAGGGACTGCCCGAGGCGTATCGGCGGATCCTTCTCGAGGAGGCGCTCAAAGCGGGTGACTATGCCTCACAGCTCACCATGGAGGGGCTCAAGGAGAACGAATCCTTCCTGAAGTCCCAGGGGGTGGAGATACTGGAAGTGGACATCACACCCTTCAAGCAAGCCTGCGAGGCGGTCTACGACAAGATCGAAGGCTACCGGGCGCTCCGGGAAGAGGTGATGAAGGTGCTCGGCAAGCGCTGA
- a CDS encoding threonine aldolase family protein, with protein MKSSLFASDNTAPVHPRIVEALLAANEGPALAYGEDPLSARARSLLREQTGARHVFFLHTGTAANVVGMAPFLRPYHAVITSHIAHLNTHECGALQRATGARILPVVTPDGKLTPEHVEPFLHASGNPHESQPAIVSITQPTERGTLYFPHEIRALADLTHRHGLLLHVDGARLPQAAAALGLSLRALTAECGVDILSLGGAKCGLMYGEAVLLWVDTKEMPFHLKQTMQLAPKMRFIAAQFLALYEDDLWLGLARTANTRAQHLARELAALGITIAYPVETNAVFPRLPAPVARRLLAHYTFYQWEDDIHRLMTSYATREEDIETFVRELRSILEAV; from the coding sequence ATGAAATCTTCCCTGTTCGCGAGCGACAACACCGCACCCGTCCATCCCAGGATCGTGGAGGCACTCCTCGCCGCAAACGAGGGGCCCGCCCTCGCCTACGGCGAGGACCCCCTCTCGGCACGAGCCCGATCCCTTCTCAGGGAACAGACAGGGGCGCGGCACGTCTTCTTCCTTCACACCGGCACCGCGGCCAACGTGGTGGGCATGGCGCCCTTCCTCCGTCCCTACCACGCCGTCATCACATCCCACATCGCCCACCTCAATACCCACGAGTGCGGAGCCCTCCAGCGGGCCACCGGAGCCCGCATCCTCCCCGTCGTCACCCCCGACGGCAAGCTCACCCCCGAGCACGTGGAACCCTTCCTCCACGCATCAGGGAACCCACACGAATCCCAACCCGCCATCGTCTCCATCACCCAACCCACGGAACGCGGCACGCTCTACTTTCCCCATGAGATACGGGCCCTCGCAGACCTCACCCACAGGCACGGCCTCCTCCTCCACGTCGACGGGGCCCGGCTTCCCCAGGCCGCCGCGGCCCTGGGGCTCTCGCTTAGAGCACTCACCGCCGAGTGCGGCGTCGACATCCTTTCACTCGGGGGAGCGAAGTGCGGTCTCATGTACGGAGAGGCGGTGCTCCTGTGGGTGGACACGAAGGAGATGCCCTTCCACCTCAAACAGACCATGCAGCTCGCCCCGAAGATGCGCTTCATCGCCGCCCAGTTCCTCGCCCTCTACGAGGACGACCTGTGGCTCGGCCTGGCCCGTACCGCCAACACCAGGGCCCAGCACCTCGCACGGGAACTCGCAGCCCTCGGGATCACCATCGCCTACCCCGTGGAGACGAACGCCGTCTTCCCGCGGCTGCCCGCCCCGGTGGCACGGAGGCTCCTCGCTCACTACACCTTCTATCAGTGGGAAGACGATATCCACCGCCTCATGACCTCGTACGCGACCCGGGAGGAAGATATCGAGACATTCGTGAGAGAGCTTCGATCCATCCTCGAAGCCGTCTAG
- a CDS encoding TRAP transporter small permease gives MKGSIDRYITGAEVLIVQIFLVVIVVCVFFAAVLRSVGYPIVWSVDIAQLLFAWVSFLGADLALQHGRHIGMDILMRRFPPAVQKGIVAGSRILALAFLGLAGAYGLYLSIINFDRQFSGLEISFSWATLSAPVGCGLMIRTLVKQLLTGREVVQ, from the coding sequence ATGAAGGGATCGATCGACAGGTATATCACGGGAGCGGAGGTGCTGATCGTGCAGATCTTCCTCGTGGTGATCGTGGTCTGCGTCTTCTTCGCTGCGGTCTTGAGGAGTGTGGGGTATCCCATCGTATGGTCGGTGGATATCGCCCAGCTCCTCTTCGCCTGGGTGAGCTTCCTGGGGGCCGATCTGGCGCTGCAGCATGGCCGTCACATAGGGATGGATATCCTCATGAGGAGGTTCCCCCCCGCGGTGCAGAAGGGGATCGTCGCAGGTTCGCGGATACTCGCGCTCGCGTTTCTCGGTCTTGCAGGGGCGTACGGCCTCTATCTCTCCATAATAAACTTCGACCGCCAGTTCAGCGGTCTCGAGATCAGTTTCTCCTGGGCCACGCTCAGTGCCCCGGTGGGGTGCGGACTCATGATCCGGACACTGGTGAAGCAATTGCTCACGGGAAGAGAGGTGGTGCAATGA
- a CDS encoding 3-isopropylmalate dehydratase large subunit → MGKTVAEKIFDAHLVEEPYEGVHVLSLDRVFCHEITTPIAINDLVARGKDRVFDPARIKAVIDHVTPAKDSKTAIQGKILREWSRRHGIEFFDIGRNGVCHALFPERGFVRPGFTVIMGDSHTCTHGAFGAFAAGVGTTDLEVGILKGVCAFKRPRTIKVEITGRLKPGVFAKDVILSIIHRLGVNGATDRIIEFAGPVVEDFSMESRMTLCNMAVEAGATSGICYPDMVTVEYLWPFIEDEYPNKEAALEDFGRWRPDEDAEYEEVIVHDVSDLEPLVTYGYKPDLVKPVREMEGTRVDQVYIGSCTNGRIEDLRIAAQILKGKKIADHVRGIVSPASPGAYAQAFKEGLLEIFMEAGFCVTNPTCGACLGMSNGVLAPGEVCASTTNRNFNGRMGKGGMVHLMSPATAAATAIAGYITNSPLFREG, encoded by the coding sequence ATGGGAAAGACCGTTGCAGAGAAGATCTTCGACGCCCATCTGGTGGAGGAGCCCTATGAGGGCGTTCATGTCCTCTCCCTCGACAGGGTCTTCTGCCACGAGATCACCACACCCATCGCGATCAACGACCTCGTGGCGCGGGGCAAGGACCGGGTATTCGACCCCGCCAGGATCAAGGCAGTGATCGACCACGTCACCCCGGCGAAGGACTCGAAGACCGCGATCCAGGGAAAGATCCTGCGGGAATGGTCCCGGAGGCATGGGATCGAGTTCTTCGACATAGGGAGAAACGGGGTGTGCCACGCCCTCTTCCCGGAGCGGGGATTCGTCCGTCCCGGATTCACGGTGATCATGGGCGACTCCCACACCTGTACGCACGGCGCCTTCGGGGCCTTTGCCGCGGGTGTGGGTACCACCGACCTCGAGGTGGGGATCCTCAAAGGGGTATGCGCCTTCAAGAGACCGCGCACCATAAAGGTCGAGATCACCGGGAGGCTTAAACCCGGTGTCTTCGCGAAGGATGTGATCCTCTCCATCATCCACAGGCTCGGGGTGAACGGGGCCACTGATCGCATCATCGAGTTCGCAGGTCCGGTGGTGGAGGACTTCTCCATGGAGAGCCGGATGACGCTCTGCAACATGGCCGTGGAGGCAGGGGCCACTTCCGGGATCTGCTATCCCGACATGGTGACGGTGGAGTACCTCTGGCCGTTCATCGAGGACGAGTATCCGAACAAGGAGGCCGCCCTCGAGGACTTCGGGCGGTGGCGGCCGGACGAGGATGCCGAGTACGAGGAGGTGATCGTGCACGATGTCTCCGATCTCGAACCCCTCGTCACGTACGGGTACAAGCCCGACCTCGTGAAGCCGGTGCGCGAGATGGAAGGCACCAGGGTGGATCAGGTCTACATCGGAAGCTGCACCAACGGCCGGATAGAGGACCTCCGTATCGCAGCCCAGATCCTCAAAGGGAAGAAGATCGCCGACCATGTGCGTGGCATCGTCTCTCCTGCGAGCCCGGGGGCCTATGCCCAGGCGTTCAAGGAAGGTCTCCTCGAGATATTCATGGAGGCGGGCTTCTGTGTGACGAATCCCACGTGCGGGGCCTGTCTGGGGATGAGCAACGGGGTGCTCGCACCGGGAGAGGTGTGCGCCTCCACCACCAACCGGAACTTCAACGGGAGGATGGGGAAGGGGGGGATGGTCCACCTCATGAGTCCCGCCACCGCTGCGGCCACGGCGATCGCAGGGTACATCACCAATTCACCGCTCTTCAGGGAGGGATGA